A window of Puntigrus tetrazona isolate hp1 chromosome 11, ASM1883169v1, whole genome shotgun sequence contains these coding sequences:
- the pnp4a gene encoding purine nucleoside phosphorylase 4a: MHSKDQICHEDYQKTADWLLSQTQHRPKVAIICGSGLGMLADALKCQDSFKYSDIPGFPQSTVKGHAGKLVFGELKGKTCVCMQGRFHMYEGHSLSKVTFPVRVFKLLGVETLIVTNAAGSLADTYNCGDIMIIRDHINFPGLAGLNPLNGPNDDKFGPRFPPMSGVYDKSLRKMAFDICKSMGVSQYVQEGVYCMVGGPNFESIAEARLLHKLGVDAVGMSTAPEVLVASHCGMRVFGLSLITNKVVKSYEDNESVNHEAVLEVSKMRSETLQALVTELINRMDINNNTA; the protein is encoded by the exons ATGCATAGTAAAGACCAAATCTG CCATGAAGATTATCAGAAAACTGCAGATTGGCTGCTGTCCCAGACACAACACAGACCTAAAGTAGCCATCATCTGCGGCTCTGGGCTGGGAATGCTGGCAGATGCTCTCAAATGCCAAGACTCTTTCAAATACTCTGACATCCCTGGCTTTCCTCAGAGCACAG TGAAGGGTCATGCTGGAAAGTTGGTTTTCGGAGAGCTCAAAGGGAAGACCTGCGTGTGCATGCAGGGCCGATTCCACATGTATGAGGGACACTCACTAAGCAAG GTCACTTTTCCAGTAAGAGTGTTCAAGCTGCTGGGTGTCGAAACCTTGATTGTCACTAATGCTGCAGGGTCATTAGCAGATACTTATAACTGTGGTGATATTATGATCATACGTGACCACATTAACTTCCCTGGACTTGCTGGACTGAATCCACTCAATGGCCCTAATGATGATAA GTTTGGTCCTCGATTTCCACCCATGTCTGGGGTTTATGACAAAAGCCTACGGAAGATGGCGTTCGACATCTGTAAGAGCATGGGTGTCTCCCAGTACGTCCAAGAAGGCGTCTACTGCATGGTGGGAGGACCCAACTTTGAGAGCATAGCTGAGGCCCGCCTTCTGCACAAACTGGGAGTGGATGCAGTTG GAATGAGTACTGCCCCGGAAGTGTTGGTCGCCAGTCACTGTGGCATGAGGGTCTTCGGTCTCTCTCTCATCACTAACAAAGTGGTGAAAAGCTATGAGGACAATGAGTCTGTCAATCACGAAGCTGTGCTGGAAGTGAGCAAAATGCGTTCGGAGACGCTGCAGGCGCTCGTCACAGAGCTCATCAACCGCATGGACATCAACAACAACACGGCATGA